From Solea senegalensis isolate Sse05_10M linkage group LG7, IFAPA_SoseM_1, whole genome shotgun sequence, a single genomic window includes:
- the ulk3 gene encoding serine/threonine-protein kinase ULK3 isoform X3 encodes MASASSYAPPKLADFILTERLGSGSYATVYKAYRKGDSREVVAVKVVEKKTLNKTSTENLLTEIEILKTVHHPHIVQLKDFQWDAENIYLILEWCSGGDLSRFIRSRRILSESVARRFLQQIACALQFLHERNISHLDLKPQNILLSGSALKLADFGFAQYMSPWDEQSALRGSPLYMAPEMVCRRQYDSRVDLWSVGVIFYEALFGRAPFASKSYAELEEKIRSNQPIELPPGARVSKDCRDLLLRLLERNPDVRITFAEFFTHPFVDLEHMPSAESLVKAKELVTQAVQKDQEGERPAALSMYCAALEHFVPAIHYEVDRQRKDAIRQKVRQYVSRAEELKALVASDNRLSFEEARTSRDVLREMSRDQPRLLAALEMASTAISKEEGGADEHETLDMYQQCLGELLLVLAGS; translated from the exons ATGGCCTCAGCCTCAAGCTATGCTCCCCCAAAACTGGCAGACTTCATCCTCACAGAGCGGCTCGGCAGTGGTTCTTACGCGACAGTCTATAAAGCCTACAGAAAG GGGGACAGTCGTGAGGTGGTGGCAGTGAAGGTGGTTGAGAAGAAGACTCTAAACAAGACTTCTACAGAAAACTTACTCACTGAGATTGAAATCCTCAAGACTGTGCATCATCCTCATATAGTTCAACTCAAAGATTTTCAG TGGGATGCTGAGAACATATATCTGATTTTGGAGTGGTGCTCGGGTGGAGATCTCTCCAGATTCATCCGCAGTCGCAGGATTTTATCTGAAAGTGTGGCTCGGCGCTTTCTGCAACAGATAG CCTGTGCCCTCCAGTTTCTCCATGAACGAAATATCTCACACCTGGACTTGAAACCTCAGAATATTCTTCTCAGTGGCTCTGCTCTCAAACTAGCAG ATTTTGGTTTTGCTCAGTACATGTCACCATGGGATGAGCAGAGTGCACTGAGAGGTTCTCCTCTTTACATGGCTCCTGAGATGGTGTGTCGACGTCAGTACGACTCCAGGGTGGATCTCTGGTCAGTTGGAGTTATTTTCTATG agGCTCTTTTTGGGCGCGCGCCATTCGCATCAAAGTCTTACGCTGAATTGGAGGAGAAGATTCGGAGTAACCAACCTATTGAG CTCCCTCCTGGGGCCAGGGTATCCAAGGACTGCAGGGACCTTCTGCTGCGCCTGCTGGAGAGAAATCCAGATGTCCGGATCACCTTTGCGGAATTCTTCACCCACCCTTTTGTGGATTTAGAGCACATGCCAAGTGCAGAGAGCCTTGTGAAAGCG aaAGAGCTGGTCACACAGGCTGTGCAGAAGGACCAGGAGGGGGAGAGGCCTGCTGCTCTCTCTATGTACTGTGCTGCCCTAGAGCACTTTGTCCCCGCTATTCACT ACGAGGTAGATCGACAACGGAAAGATGCCATCAGGCAGAAG GTCAGGCAGTATGTGTCCAGAGCCGAGGAGCTGAAAGCCCTGGTGGCCTCAGACAACAGACTGAGCTTTGAGGAGGCCAGAACCTCCAGGGATGTCCTAAGAG AAATGTCTCGAGACCAGCCACGACTGCTGGCTGCTTTGGAGATGGCCTCTACTGCCATTTCTAAG GAAGAGGGTGGAGCGGATGAGCATGAGACCTTGGACATGTACCAGCAGTGTTTAGGGGAACTACTCTTGGTGCTAGCAG GCAGCTGA
- the ulk3 gene encoding serine/threonine-protein kinase ULK3 isoform X1, with amino-acid sequence MASASSYAPPKLADFILTERLGSGSYATVYKAYRKGDSREVVAVKVVEKKTLNKTSTENLLTEIEILKTVHHPHIVQLKDFQWDAENIYLILEWCSGGDLSRFIRSRRILSESVARRFLQQIACALQFLHERNISHLDLKPQNILLSGSALKLADFGFAQYMSPWDEQSALRGSPLYMAPEMVCRRQYDSRVDLWSVGVIFYEALFGRAPFASKSYAELEEKIRSNQPIELPPGARVSKDCRDLLLRLLERNPDVRITFAEFFTHPFVDLEHMPSAESLVKAKELVTQAVQKDQEGERPAALSMYCAALEHFVPAIHYEVDRQRKDAIRQKVRQYVSRAEELKALVASDNRLSFEEARTSRDVLREMSRDQPRLLAALEMASTAISKEEGGADEHETLDMYQQCLGELLLVLAGEAAEPQGRRRELLHSEIKSLMTRAEYLKKDIKMQETQRDVSLDREPLADSVRSSCCLQ; translated from the exons ATGGCCTCAGCCTCAAGCTATGCTCCCCCAAAACTGGCAGACTTCATCCTCACAGAGCGGCTCGGCAGTGGTTCTTACGCGACAGTCTATAAAGCCTACAGAAAG GGGGACAGTCGTGAGGTGGTGGCAGTGAAGGTGGTTGAGAAGAAGACTCTAAACAAGACTTCTACAGAAAACTTACTCACTGAGATTGAAATCCTCAAGACTGTGCATCATCCTCATATAGTTCAACTCAAAGATTTTCAG TGGGATGCTGAGAACATATATCTGATTTTGGAGTGGTGCTCGGGTGGAGATCTCTCCAGATTCATCCGCAGTCGCAGGATTTTATCTGAAAGTGTGGCTCGGCGCTTTCTGCAACAGATAG CCTGTGCCCTCCAGTTTCTCCATGAACGAAATATCTCACACCTGGACTTGAAACCTCAGAATATTCTTCTCAGTGGCTCTGCTCTCAAACTAGCAG ATTTTGGTTTTGCTCAGTACATGTCACCATGGGATGAGCAGAGTGCACTGAGAGGTTCTCCTCTTTACATGGCTCCTGAGATGGTGTGTCGACGTCAGTACGACTCCAGGGTGGATCTCTGGTCAGTTGGAGTTATTTTCTATG agGCTCTTTTTGGGCGCGCGCCATTCGCATCAAAGTCTTACGCTGAATTGGAGGAGAAGATTCGGAGTAACCAACCTATTGAG CTCCCTCCTGGGGCCAGGGTATCCAAGGACTGCAGGGACCTTCTGCTGCGCCTGCTGGAGAGAAATCCAGATGTCCGGATCACCTTTGCGGAATTCTTCACCCACCCTTTTGTGGATTTAGAGCACATGCCAAGTGCAGAGAGCCTTGTGAAAGCG aaAGAGCTGGTCACACAGGCTGTGCAGAAGGACCAGGAGGGGGAGAGGCCTGCTGCTCTCTCTATGTACTGTGCTGCCCTAGAGCACTTTGTCCCCGCTATTCACT ACGAGGTAGATCGACAACGGAAAGATGCCATCAGGCAGAAG GTCAGGCAGTATGTGTCCAGAGCCGAGGAGCTGAAAGCCCTGGTGGCCTCAGACAACAGACTGAGCTTTGAGGAGGCCAGAACCTCCAGGGATGTCCTAAGAG AAATGTCTCGAGACCAGCCACGACTGCTGGCTGCTTTGGAGATGGCCTCTACTGCCATTTCTAAG GAAGAGGGTGGAGCGGATGAGCATGAGACCTTGGACATGTACCAGCAGTGTTTAGGGGAACTACTCTTGGTGCTAGCAG gTGAGGCAGCTGAGCCCCAGGGCCGCAGGAGAGAGCTGCTCCACAGTGAG ATTAAAAGCCTCATGACCAGAGCTGAATACCTCAAAAAGGACATCAAG ATGCAGGAGACTCAGCGAGACGTGTCCCTGGATCGAGAGCCTCTTGCAGACTCCGTCAGAAGCT CCTGCTGTTTGCAGTAA
- the ulk3 gene encoding serine/threonine-protein kinase ULK3 isoform X2, protein MASASSYAPPKLADFILTERLGSGSYATVYKAYRKGDSREVVAVKVVEKKTLNKTSTENLLTEIEILKTVHHPHIVQLKDFQWDAENIYLILEWCSGGDLSRFIRSRRILSESVARRFLQQIACALQFLHERNISHLDLKPQNILLSGSALKLADFGFAQYMSPWDEQSALRGSPLYMAPEMVCRRQYDSRVDLWSVGVIFYEALFGRAPFASKSYAELEEKIRSNQPIELPPGARVSKDCRDLLLRLLERNPDVRITFAEFFTHPFVDLEHMPSAESLVKAKELVTQAVQKDQEGERPAALSMYCAALEHFVPAIHYEVDRQRKDAIRQKVRQYVSRAEELKALVASDNRLSFEEARTSRDVLREMSRDQPRLLAALEMASTAISKEEGGADEHETLDMYQQCLGELLLVLAAEPQGRRRELLHSEIKSLMTRAEYLKKDIKMQETQRDVSLDREPLADSVRSSCCLQ, encoded by the exons ATGGCCTCAGCCTCAAGCTATGCTCCCCCAAAACTGGCAGACTTCATCCTCACAGAGCGGCTCGGCAGTGGTTCTTACGCGACAGTCTATAAAGCCTACAGAAAG GGGGACAGTCGTGAGGTGGTGGCAGTGAAGGTGGTTGAGAAGAAGACTCTAAACAAGACTTCTACAGAAAACTTACTCACTGAGATTGAAATCCTCAAGACTGTGCATCATCCTCATATAGTTCAACTCAAAGATTTTCAG TGGGATGCTGAGAACATATATCTGATTTTGGAGTGGTGCTCGGGTGGAGATCTCTCCAGATTCATCCGCAGTCGCAGGATTTTATCTGAAAGTGTGGCTCGGCGCTTTCTGCAACAGATAG CCTGTGCCCTCCAGTTTCTCCATGAACGAAATATCTCACACCTGGACTTGAAACCTCAGAATATTCTTCTCAGTGGCTCTGCTCTCAAACTAGCAG ATTTTGGTTTTGCTCAGTACATGTCACCATGGGATGAGCAGAGTGCACTGAGAGGTTCTCCTCTTTACATGGCTCCTGAGATGGTGTGTCGACGTCAGTACGACTCCAGGGTGGATCTCTGGTCAGTTGGAGTTATTTTCTATG agGCTCTTTTTGGGCGCGCGCCATTCGCATCAAAGTCTTACGCTGAATTGGAGGAGAAGATTCGGAGTAACCAACCTATTGAG CTCCCTCCTGGGGCCAGGGTATCCAAGGACTGCAGGGACCTTCTGCTGCGCCTGCTGGAGAGAAATCCAGATGTCCGGATCACCTTTGCGGAATTCTTCACCCACCCTTTTGTGGATTTAGAGCACATGCCAAGTGCAGAGAGCCTTGTGAAAGCG aaAGAGCTGGTCACACAGGCTGTGCAGAAGGACCAGGAGGGGGAGAGGCCTGCTGCTCTCTCTATGTACTGTGCTGCCCTAGAGCACTTTGTCCCCGCTATTCACT ACGAGGTAGATCGACAACGGAAAGATGCCATCAGGCAGAAG GTCAGGCAGTATGTGTCCAGAGCCGAGGAGCTGAAAGCCCTGGTGGCCTCAGACAACAGACTGAGCTTTGAGGAGGCCAGAACCTCCAGGGATGTCCTAAGAG AAATGTCTCGAGACCAGCCACGACTGCTGGCTGCTTTGGAGATGGCCTCTACTGCCATTTCTAAG GAAGAGGGTGGAGCGGATGAGCATGAGACCTTGGACATGTACCAGCAGTGTTTAGGGGAACTACTCTTGGTGCTAGCAG CTGAGCCCCAGGGCCGCAGGAGAGAGCTGCTCCACAGTGAG ATTAAAAGCCTCATGACCAGAGCTGAATACCTCAAAAAGGACATCAAG ATGCAGGAGACTCAGCGAGACGTGTCCCTGGATCGAGAGCCTCTTGCAGACTCCGTCAGAAGCT CCTGCTGTTTGCAGTAA
- the tars3 gene encoding threonine--tRNA ligase 1, cytoplasmic, with translation MSVCDPPIHLKMAECLAARLTAQEEQIRLLTGEICALREGLSRGLVVVGDAAASPVLESLRAENEKLRYRLLHLRRGLQAELELEEAKGTRQQGAKCVKAPQKTTTTTTTTNSSSKNCNSKEKQTNKRPDSNDKAAAPELKSGEKNKEKKKQDKAQGNSGVKELKPWPTYISDRLSLYEELKRENDALLAKKATNGKPITVELPDGRKVAGKAWVTTPYQCACDISQGLADNAVISRVNGELWDLDRPLEQDCSLEILRFDDEDAQAVYWHSSAHILGEAMERFFGGCLCYGPPIENGFYYDMFLDGEKGVSSTEFGDLETLCKTVMKEKQPFERLEISKETLLRMFKYNKFKCRILNEKVTTPTTTVYRCGPLIDLCRGPHVRHTGKIKAMRIYKNSSTYWEGRSDMETLQRIYGISFPDSKMLKEWEHFQEEAKNRDHRKIGKDQELFFFHDLSPGSCFFMPRGAYIYNTLAEFIRGEYWRRGFQEVASPNIYNSKLWETSGHWQHYSENMFSFPVEDDVFALKPMNCPGHCLMFSHRPRSWRELPLRLADFGVLHRNELSGTLTGLTRVRRFQQDDAHIFCTMDQIESEMKGCLDFLRCVYDVFGFSFQLHLSTRPEKYLGDIAVWNQAEKQLENSLNEFGEPWKLNPGDGAFYGPKIDIKIKDAIGRYHQCATIQLDFQLPIRFNLTFVGKDGDDRVRPVIIHRAILGSVERMIAILTENYAGKWPLWLSPRQVMLVPVNPSCEDYAKSVCKLFTEAGFMADADLDSSCLLNKKIRNAQLAQYNFILVVGEKEKMTNNVNVRTRDNKVHGELSVAEVLARLTLLKESRCRSAEEEF, from the exons atgtctgtgtgtgacccCCCCATTCACTTAAAGATGGCCGAGTGCCTGGCAGCACGCTTGACCGCCCAGGAGGAGCAGATCCGGCTTCTCACCGGGGAAATCTGCGCTCTCCGGGAAGGATTGAGCCGAGGTCTGGTCGTTGTCGGTGATGCAGCGGCCTCCCCGGTGCTGGAAAGCCTACGGGCCGAGAACGAGAAGCTCAGGTACCGGCTGCTGCACCTCCGCCGCGGTCTGCAGGCGgaactggagctggaggaggcgaAGGGAACGAGGCAACAAGGAGCCAAGTGTGTCAAAGctccacagaaaacaacaacaacaacaaccaccaccaacagcagcagcaaaaactgCAACAGCAAAGAGAAGCAGACAAACAAGCGGCCTGACAGTAACGATAAG GCTGCAGCCCCAGAACTGAAATCTGGTGAGaagaacaaggagaagaagaagcaagaTAAGGCTCAAGGAAACTCTGGGGTGAAAGAG CTGAAACCTTGGCCTACATACATATCAGATCGCCTCAGCCTCTACGAGGAGCTGAAGAGGGAGAATGATGCCCTCCTGGCGAAGAAAGCTACAAACGGCAAGCCCATCACCGTGGAGCTGCCAGACGGAAGAAAGGTGGCGGGCAAGGCTTGGGTCACCACACCATACCAATGTGCTTGTGATATCAG CCAGGGCCTGGCTGACAATGCCGTGATTTCTCGGGTGAATGGTGAGCTCTGGGACCTGGACAGACCTCTCGAACAGGACTGCTCTCTTGAGATCTTGCGCTTTGACGATGAGGATGCTCAGGCT GTTTATTGGCACTCCAGCGCTCACATCCTGGGGGAAGCAATGGAGCGTTTCTTTGGAGGTTGTTTATGTTATGGACCGCCTATAGAGAATGGCTTCTACTATGACATGTTTCTCGATGGAGAAAA AGGGGTGTCCAGCACCGAGTTTGGGGACCTGGAGACTTTGTGTAAGACTGTGATGAAGGAAAAACAGCCCTTTGAGAGGCTAGAGATCAGCAAGGAGACACTTCTGAGAATGTTTAAG TACAACAAATTCAAGTGCCGCATTCTAAACGAGAAAGTCACCACCCCCACTACTACGGTCTACAG ATGTGGACCCTTGATTGACCTGTGCAGAGGTCCCCACGTCAGACATACAGGCAAGATCAAGGCCATGAGGATCTATAAG AACTCGTCCACCTACTGGGAGGGTCGCTCCGACATGGAAACACTACAGAGGATCTATGGGATTTCTTTTCCGGACTCAAAGATGCTGAAGGAGTGGGAACATTTTCAGGAGGAGGCCAAGAATCGAGACCATCGCAAGATTGGCAAA GATCAGGAGCTGTTCTTCTTCCATGACCTCAGCCCAGGCAGTTGCTTCTTCATGCCACGAGGAGCCTATATTTACAACACCCTCGCTGAATTCATCAGG GGCGAGTACTGGAGAAGAGGCTTTCAGGAAGTAGCCTCCCCCAACATCTACAACAGTAAACTGTGGGAGACTTCTGGTCATTGGCAACATTACAGCGAGAACATGTTCTCCTTCCCCGTGGAAGACGACGTCTTTGCTCTCAAGCCAATGAACTGCCCTGGGCACtg CCTGATGTTCAGCCACAGGCCTCGCTCGTGGAGGGAGCTGCCTCTGAGGCTCGCAGATTTTGGGGTCCTCCACAGAAACGAGCTGTCGGGAACTCTGACTGGGCTGACCAGAGTCAGGCGCTTCCAGCAGGACGATGCTCACATTTTCTGCACGATGGACCAG ATCGAGTCAGAGATGAAGGGCTGTTTGGACTTCCTCCGCTGTGTTTACGACGTGTTTGGCTTCTCCTTCCAGCTTCACCTTTCCACTCGTCCAGAAAAGTATCTGGGTGATATTGCTGTCTGGAACCAGGCTGAGAAG CAACTGGAAAACAGCCTGAATGAGTTTGGGGAGCCGTGGAAATTAAACCCTGGAGACGGTGCTTTTTATGGCCCCAAG ATTGACATTAAGATCAAAGATGCAATTGGACGTTACCACCAGTGTGCAACCATTCAACTTGACTTCCAGCTGCCTATCCGCTTCAACCTGACCTTCGTGGG GAAGGACGGGGATGACCGAGTGCGACCAGTCATCATCCATCGTGCCATCTTGGGCTCAGTGGAGAGGATGATTGCCATTCTAACGGAGAACTACGCAGGAAAATG GCCTCTATGGCTGTCTCCACGTCAGGTGATGTTGGTGCCTGTCAACCCTTCCTGTGAGGATTACGCCAAGAGT GTATGTAAGCTGTTTACAGAAGCTGGTTTCATGGCAGATGCTGACCTGGATTCTAGCTGTCTTCTGAACAAGAAAATCCGAAATGCACAGTTGGCCCAATACAACTTCATTCTTG TGGTcggagagaaggagaagatgaCTAACAATGTCAACGTTCGCACGAGGGACAACAAGGTCCATGGTGAATTGTCGGTGGCTGAGGTGTTGGCTCGCCTGACCCTGCTCAAAGAGTCCCGCTGTCGAAGCGCAGAGGAggagttttaa
- the si:ch1073-459b3.2 gene encoding growth arrest-specific protein 1: MKCWCSALALLPWVLVAIDAQLICWQALLRCHDEPECDLAYSQYLAACEGNIRGTRRQCPSHCINALIRLNHTRSGPELETCDCAQDLECLGAKRSIEPCLPRRYPSDAGGIGCMEARQRCEEDSSCHTSLTAYLSYCGQLFNGRKCSSKCKATIQQMLYIPNGVLLNRCVCDGVERPFCEVVKENMSKLCSIGDHNVISDQPDVDDMYEDEDYDTKSDREEAQTDHSSAQRTSSWITLLLLPLARIIY, from the coding sequence ATGAAATGTTGGTGCAGCGCCCTGGCGCTTCTCCCGTGGGTGCTGGTGGCCATAGATGCCCAGCTCATCTGCTGGCAGGCGCTCCTGCGCTGCCACGACGAGCCCGAGTGTGATCTCGCGTACAGTCAGTACTTGGCGGCTTGCGAGGGCAACATCCGAGGAACCCGGAGACAGTGTCCGAGCCACTGCATCAACGCACTCATCAGACTCAACCACACGCGCAGCGGGCCAGAACTGGAGACCTGCGACTGCGCCCAGGACCTGGAGTGCCTCGGCGCCAAGCGATCCATAGAGCCGTGTCTCCCACGCAGATACCCGAGTGACGCCGGCGGCATAGGCTGCATGGAGGCCCGGCAGCGGTGCGAGGAGGACAGCAGCTGCCACACCTCCCTCACAGCCTACTTGTCATACTGCGGGCAGCTGTTCAACGGCAGAAAGTGCTCCTCCAAGTGTAAAGCCACCATCCAGCAGATGCTCTACATCCCGAATGGCGTGCTGCTGAACCGCTGCGTCTGCGACGGGGTCGAGAGGCCTTTCTGTGAAGTGGTCAAGGAGAACATGAGCAAACTCTGCTCCATAGGAGACCACAATGTTATTTCAGACCAGCCCGACGTGGACGACATGTACGAGGATGAGGATTATGACACTAAGAGCGACCGAGAGGAGGCACAGACAGACCATTCCTCTGCGCAGAGAACATCCAGCTGGATCACTCTCCTGCTTCTTCCTCTGGCACGGATTATTTACTGA